The nucleotide window AGGTTGAGAGTATCCCCAACACGAGGGGGTCGAGGATTCAGCCACTCAATAGACAGAAACCCAGAGCCTTCCGAGGGGGGAGCTCTCACGGCAAGCCTAGCTGTGGCTGGATGGAGGGAGCCTGCAGACACCTGGAGAGAGGGCAGGTGCCAGTCAGTTCAGTGGCAAGGACCTAAATACCCCAGTCCTCCCCACAAGCTGGGCCGGGGATCCTCAGGATTCCAGCTTCCCCTACTTTCCTTCCCCCTCTGTTGCCTGTGGGTCTAAGGAGTCCTACCAAGAGCTGCAGTTCTGAGATGGTCTGAGGGATAATGATGGGAATGCTGACTTGGCCGCTCCCATCTGTGTTTTGTTGAAAGTTCTGAGTTTGGGAAACAGACCCAGGAGAAGACAATGTGGCAGAAACTTTGACAGGAATGCCAGAGGCTGGAGAGCTGGACATCTCACGGACCAGGGCCTAGATGGGTGGTGGAAGGGCCGGTAAAAAGGGGTTAGTGAGCCCCTGTACCCTCCTGATCAACATCCCCTCTCCTACTCAGactcccctccccccaagaaaAAACCTGCAGCAGGAAGGGGGCCCCAGGTACAAGGTGTCGCTTGGTGTTGCTAAGATCCAAGGAAAAAGGAGATGACACAAACCGCCAAGATGTGAGCTCTGCCTCCTCCATTTCCCCACCTGCAAGATAAAGGGCAGAGAGGTGGAGGACAGCCCAGGGAGGACTAGAGAGTGAGCAGGGAGTGTTTCCCTCTCACAAGACAGTGAACTCCTCAGTGGCATAGGCCACTCAAAGCCCAGCCTATGTATCACACAGACGATACATAACACATGTTTGCTGGCaggtgaacaaatgaatgagcaaacaaatacaaataaactgAGCCAGGGTGAGAGGCAGAGTTAGAGAGAGACCCAGGCTCCTGaacctttcctggctttgagtcTGAGATGAGGTGGGAGACATTGGGGTGGGGTCGGTACTAGAGACCAGAGGGTCAGCTTAGAGGTCAGGGACAGGGGTCTGGGGTTATAATAAGGGAAAGTCACTTACCTGGAGACTCAATGATTGCTGCTGCAACATAGAAACGCATCCCCAAGAGATCAGGAATATTAATATTAAGCTTTTCCAGGGCACCCTGGAATTCCACCTCTGAGAGGGAAATGTGGCTCTGCCCATCCACCAGCTGgggcagagaagaaaataagacaTGAGTGGGACTGCGTCTCTCAcctctccctcacctccttcacCTCCCAGCCTCCTTCCTACCTTGGTCTGATTCTCCAGCCCCCGAAGGAAAGTCTTCTCACCATCCTCACCCAGGAGCCCAAAGCGCACATACGCCACCCCCTGCACTGGCTTCCCATAGATGTACCTGTTGCCACAGGGAAACTGGGAAGAGGGTGGGCCAAGGGTGGGGGAACTAATGATCTGGGGGAAGGCAGCAGCACTCCATGGCTCACTAAGACTGAATGGGGAGCCTGGAGAGTAGAAcctggcagtggtggtggtggcagttaCCTGGCCTGGATGTCTAATTGGATTTCACCAAGATGGCCGGGCACTATCAGAATGTAGGGCTTTCCGGGGGTGATCTTCACCTCAAAGTTGGGAAGAACTGACCCAAAGTGAAGGGTAGACAGATCAGCCTCTAGTTCAGAGACTCCCTTCCACTCAGGGCTGTGGATAGCATAGTGTCTCACCGGCCCCACCTTtttcccacctctctccttccaccCTTATTTTCTTCAGGAAAACAGCTGTCTGTTCCTTGTCACTAGCTCTTACCATATTTCTTCACCTCAAACTGGGTGCTGCAGTTGGATTCCAGGCTGTCTGAGAATCGGGCTGAGATCTTCCAGGTCCCTGGCCTGAAGACAGACAACAAAAAGACTCAGCCCATCTGTGCAGGAGAGCCATGAAGAAGCTTGGTCTCCTGGAAAGGACTGTGGGGTTAAGCCAGAGGCTCAGAAGGATCTGGGCATCTTGGAGATGTGACTCTGTGTGTGGGAGGTGAAGAgcctaatgcagtggttctcaaacttcctaataccacagccctttaatacagttcctgtgggtcgcaacccacaggttgagaaccattggcctAATGGGAAACAGGAATGAGGGTAGTCATTGGGGTAATTCCCAGGTCAGAGAAGCTCACTCTGAGATGTCCGGGATCACAAAGTCATCTTGGAAGATGGATAAAGGAGCATGTACCTCCTTCTTCTGTACGCGGAGGCCATGCGAGTTCTACAAGAGCAGTAGAAGTGGTCACAGATGAGAGGTCACATAAGTGGCCAGGGGCAGGAAGGCCAGAAGTCAGCGACTCACCTCCACCGTGACTGTGACAGTGTCAGTGCTGGGGCGCATCTTTTGATCCAGAGTAAAGACCCGGTACCGAACTGGGAGTGGAGGAGTTAAGAGGTGAGTGGGAGTCCATGTGCAAAGGGAGGGTGGGCTCAACTCCAGGGAGTGGGGGGGACATATATTTGATAAGCAACCCTCCCATGTAGTGCTTTCTTAAGGTTATCTCACTTAAGGGGCATGAAACACGTGTAAGTGGGCTGGGAAGGGGGTTAAAGGTACAGGCCTTGGGGCTAAGACTCACCCCTCCGGCCAGGGTTATAAATGGGCTGGTCAGTCTGCAGAAAGAGGTGTCCCCGGCGAGAGGAGAAGAGCAGGTTGACACCCTGGGTGTCTGTATTTTTGGCCAGAGAGCCCTTCAGCCAGGGTGACTGGGCCACCAGCTGGACCTTGGGGCCTCTGAGGAGGTGATTGAGGCCACAGATCTTTGTGTCTTTCTGGGGGATCTgtcaggagagaaagagggagtaggtcagagagagaggagacagaaaaGGACAGAGATCAGACAGGAGACTGCTAGGgtgagaagaggaggggaggagggcagtgGGAAGATGAAGACACCAGATAGGGGAAAAGGTGGGAGATCTCCCAAAGTAGCAGCTGGGTGTTGGAGCCAATTACCTGGAGACTGAGAAGTACGAAGTCTTTTTCTGAGCTGAGGGTGAAGTGCTCCTTTGGAGAGCAGGGGGCGTTATTAGAGGATGGGTTTCTCAGGAACACTGATCCTTTCACTACCTGTCCTGGGGGTACATCCTGGAGCTGTACCCCCACTGACAGGGGGACGCCCAGATGAACGACAGAAGGAGAGAACAGGAGCAACCTGGGGAGAACAGTGAGGGTCAACAGTCAATCTTCACTCTGACCCCTCCACCCCGGCTCTCCTTCACTCCTGAATTTGGTCCCACTACCAGCCCTGCCCCAACCCAAGCAGCCAGCATTGTGCCTCCAGGACCTGGGCTTCTGCAGGGACAAAGTGAAGAAGCTAGATGCCCAGATCAGTCCCCAGAGGAGCCTCATGGCTGCAGGATCCAAGAGGGGTCAGATCCGTCTGTCCAACTTCTCCCTTCTGGTCAAGTTGGGGCTTGGGGTAAAGTTGACTCTGGACCTTGCTCCTCCCCCAGCCCAGTTAAGCCGGGAAACCATGTGATAGCCAAGAAATGCAACTGGCCCCAGGCCCAGTGTTGGGGGAGCAGCTGGAACACCTAGCTCTCTGAGGGGATCTGACAGAATTTTGGCCCAGAGATCAATCCTATCCTTCCCTGTTAACCCCTGTCATCCCAGTGCCTTGGCACCTCCTCCCACTGGGTGATATGTGTAGGTGTATGTATGCACATACTCCTGTATACACAGGTGTACAAGGGCCCAACATGATCCACATAGGATATTTAAAGGTCCCAAAAAACATGGATGGGCTTCTAAGACACTTGTCTCTTATTGTCACCCTAACACAAACTGAActatattaggtttttttttttcttactttttttgtaaGCCCTAAACGAAATTCCTATGGTTTTGGAGATCAGGTACACTCTCACCATCCCACAAGGAGAACTACTCTGAATGTGAAAGTTAACCCTTTTCCTCTCTGAACAATGAGGCAAAGCTGAGGGCTAGGTTTGGTTTTAACTTTATCCCCAGACCAGGCACCCAAACTTACATGTCACAGTAACCACAGGACAACCAGAAAATATCAAAGACATAAGTAGTTTATTTGGCAATTTCAATCTGACATGTAGTGAAGAGAACCCTGCCTTCCTTCACCAGCCTCCCCAGAAATCCCACCATCCTATCTCAACACAGAGAACAGCACCTTTTACATGAAAGGCAGCAGCCACAGCCTTGGCACAGTTTCTGGCTCCACTTCCATGGAAGGGCAGAGAAGCATTGCCCAAACCCCACCACTGACTCAGCCCAGGTAAACAGCAATAATTATATCTGATCCTTTGCTTGGAGAGCCTAACACTTATCCTGGCTCCCAAGACTTCCCAAGGTGACCCTGTCTCAGCCACCATAAGGAAGCACTCCAGGACCCGTTGGTCCACTCTGGGGAGCTGTACAAAGAAGAGTAGAATCCTCACGTCTCTGGCAGGCGGAGGAGGGTTCCAGACGTGGTGGAGATGCTGTGTAAGAGAAAGACAAGGCTGGAGCCAGACACGTAGGCCTGTGGTGTAAGGAGAACTCAGAACTTAGCAAAAGGTATTCCTGGGTTCCAAAGAACAATGATAGAGGAACAGAGCTTCACTAGTGAATTAAACATGAGCTGGGAGAAAATCTAGCCTTGGCTCATTGCTCTGTCATCTGCCAGAGGCCAGAGGGCAAGACTCACCAGTCCACCAGCTGGGCCCCAATGAGGTCATGCACATGGTAGGTGAGGCCAAGacgcactgtggcaggtgcctgccgGCCCAAGAGCTCAGACAGGAGTAGCTCCTTGTACTTGGCCTTTCGGACCATGCCGAGGACAGTCTGGCGCCCTGGATGAGATGGGTGGCATAGGACAGGGAAAGGTGAATAAGGACCAGAATCCTGAGGAGCCACCGAAAGGTGTTCTTGAGGAGCTGCAAGCTTGAGCTGCTGACAGATACCTTTAACAAAGTACTTGATGAATTTCCCAGCTCCAGGCACAGCTAGCCACCAGCTCCCAGCATCGCGGACATTGAATACTCCAGCATTCACCAGATGCCTGAGGGCAGTGAGAAGCCAGGAAAGATGAGGCCTGGGCTCTGAGAGCCATCTCTCCTCCCATCTGTTAATGTTTGAGCACTGAGTCTTCAGAAACACGGGCAACACACAAGAGGGGTTAAAGAACAAAACCCCAACTTCGGGCGATTCCCTGCTCATACCACACCCCTTACTGCCTCTGTGTTCCTGTTTATCCAGTCTCTCTATTTGgactgccctccctcctctctttcttttcctattgttgTTCACTCATTCAACTAGCTTCTCCTCTCAGAAGCCCTCTCCAAGCCCAGATACACACTCAGTTGCAGGACTGAAAGGAGAAACCAGTGTTCTATGCTCCTGCCATGGCCTACGTGTACCTCAATATAGCTCCCACCATCTCACAGAAAGTATGCTTCCCCAGATGAGATCAGtcctttagtttgtttttaaaatgtgaatgtgCAGGGGCCTCCCAGCTCCTATCATTCTCTACCCTTTTAGTTCCAGTATGATCACCATCAGGTTTGTATGGTTCCTGCCAGGCCCCTGTGTGCGTTTGATAAGCCACCTAGACAGATCTTCTGAAGAGTCAAGGGCTCTTTCCGAGGCCCTAGGTAAGACAGGTCTCCTCTCCTGTGGGGAGGAGTGCAAAGTTAGAAGATCAAAAAGAAGAGCTGGACTATTTTGGCAGGTGtgccagaaggaaaaggaaaaggctggatggaactggagagaggcagggaagcTCTAGATGCCTGATTCTGTTGGTTCCACAAGTCTCACGTGATCTCTGGGTCCCTGAAGCCAAAGGTCTGGGTCATTTGGTCCTCCTGGAAACTAAGGTCTCCACAGGCTGGAAGCACCAAAGCCAGAAACTTCTGCACTGCCCCAGCATATGGTCGGCCATCACAGGCCCTGAGGACCTACAAGCAAAGATGAGACATGGTCTGGCCCCACACTCACCCTCCACCAACCTCTATCCCCAAGACagcatttctcttcctgtttcccATCTTGCTCAGGTCCTTCCACCTTCTATAccattctttctcctcctcctgtccctctTCCTCATGTTACTACTTACCAGAGCCctgtgccctccccaccccatggGATATGAGATAGAAaacttgtttcttttgtttttattactgtttcccAATTTCCCGGCCCTGCCCTACCACCCAGGGTATACACAAAGTCACACATACTCTGGTCCTATAGTCCTCAGTGAAGATAATTCCATGGGCATCCAAGTCGAAGCCCAGCTGGATGATTCTGATCTCCCCCTGCTCTTGAAGCTCCTTCTGCCTCCACAGAGATGGGAGTGAAAAGAAGAGTATCAGGCTAAGATGCTCTGCTATTCTCTAGGTACTCGGGGCAGGGAAATTTTGTTTGGCAGTATCAGGgcatttttctcttaataaaggaaaaactgtgTGGGAGGATAATCATGTGGATAAACATTAGCCTTTCCAACTAGTTACCTACCCTTTCTTTTACCTGCCTTACCAGTTGTCTATCAAACaatcaatatatttttctatgaCCAGTCATATGCCAggcactaaaataaaataattaagatataGGCTCTgggctcagcggctaaggcactagccacatatacctgagctggcgggttcgaatccagcccgggctggattctagccaaacaacaatgacagctataaccaaaaaatagctgggcattgtggcagacgcctgtagtcccagctacttgggaggcagaggcaagagaatcgcttgagcccaggagttggaggttgctgtgagctgtgaggccacggcactctacccagggtgacagcttgaggctctgtctcaaaaaaacaaaagacataggCCCTGGCTTCAAGAAATCAACACTCTAGATTTTGGGTGGAGGAAAGTGGGGAGGAatatgggataaaatatttaaaacaaataaaaataaaccaggctTCTGTTTATAGGAATACAGCAAGAATAAACTTACCTGTTGAAAATTGAAATTCTGGATAAAATAttatctaaaaattatttaagtatTAACGAGCTCACGAGGTAATACAAATTACCAGACCAATATAATATCTAAGTGAAAACAGGTATTCGTAGAGGTAACTGGAACATGGAGGGCATTTGCTGATCTAAGCAAATCTGTCCAGCACATCaccaaaaataactgggcacataagaaaataaaactcggctcagcgcctgtagctcagcggacagagctggcgggttcaaatccagcccgggcctgccaaacaacaatgacaactacaactaataAAATAGCTGCCTGTTgtgcgcttatagtcccagctacttgggaggctgatgcaagagaatcgcttaagcccaagagtttgaggttgctgtgagctgtgacgccatagcactttacccagggcaacagcttgagactctgtctcaaaaacacacaaacaaactctaaagaaacaaaaaatagaaagaaaacccAAGGCTCCCGTAGCAccgtggttacagcgccggccacatgcaccaaggctggtgggtttgaacccagcccgggcctgctaaacaacaacgacaactacaacaaaaaaatagctgggtgttgaggcgggcacctgtaatcccagctacttgggtggccaaggcaagagaatcgcttaagcccaagaattatttttttttttttagagacagaatctcactttgtcaccctcggtagagtgctgtggtatcacagctcacagcaacctccccctcccaagtagctgggaccacaggcacccaccacaatgcccagctatttttttgttgttgcaatttggccggggccagggttgaacctgccaccctcagtatatgggaccagtgccctactcactgagctacaggcattgcccaaacccaagagtttgaggttgctgtgagcagtgacgacacagcactctaccgagggtgacatagtgaaactctgtctcaaaaaaaaaaaagctttaatctGTAAGAGATTAAAAACAACTAACGTACATACAATAAATagtcaaatattaaaaatgcagaaaactgTCTAAGAGACTTAAAAAATACACAGAGACGGTCCAAAGTTTTTAACATGagcccaaaaggaaaaaaaaagaaatgataaagtggGGAAACTA belongs to Nycticebus coucang isolate mNycCou1 chromosome 9, mNycCou1.pri, whole genome shotgun sequence and includes:
- the STK19 gene encoding serine/threonine-protein kinase 19 isoform X1, with protein sequence MSRKRHRLVPETFGLKRRREQGPVESDSLRGESVSVRAAVSELVQLFPRGLFEDALPPIVLRSQVYSLVPDRTVADRQLKELQEQGEIRIIQLGFDLDAHGIIFTEDYRTRVLRACDGRPYAGAVQKFLALVLPACGDLSFQEDQMTQTFGFRDPEITHLVNAGVFNVRDAGSWWLAVPGAGKFIKYFVKGRQTVLGMVRKAKYKELLLSELLGRQAPATVRLGLTYHVHDLIGAQLVDCISTTSGTLLRLPET
- the STK19 gene encoding serine/threonine-protein kinase 19 isoform X2, with product MSRKRHRLVPETFGLKRRREQGPVESDSLRGESVSVRAAVSELVQLFPRGLFEDALPPIVLRSQVYSLVPDRTVADRQLVLRACDGRPYAGAVQKFLALVLPACGDLSFQEDQMTQTFGFRDPEITHLVNAGVFNVRDAGSWWLAVPGAGKFIKYFVKGRQTVLGMVRKAKYKELLLSELLGRQAPATVRLGLTYHVHDLIGAQLVDCISTTSGTLLRLPET